A DNA window from Anser cygnoides isolate HZ-2024a breed goose chromosome 21, Taihu_goose_T2T_genome, whole genome shotgun sequence contains the following coding sequences:
- the LOC106040615 gene encoding uncharacterized protein, with protein sequence MGSNFSMQICCGTCGRCKKEEEVNEETSETKPILQTSRDPSICIEKQPSTPALKASEQGSEEVQSLCWNQQLSADAAEQSTETCSPSDPTGVTEEWKAAWGSMDFLVASADRETEGEVAVLTQLQSQQEREKPCTTEEKIKPVSHASEAQLVMHAAQAVSPVAFTGQPDEQAGAGSEDGSYAGRTLQETNILNLMEITGETAAGQDCEIRPPTETAESPVGRNFPLYAVQEMAKEAEPCLPAEHTEEMDRTSLAEGSPQSTGSDKIMVLVETEPLSVQVTQETKKTEDPPEEIVSGMAERRSTSAMLWEALYPGGEYPGSANQLLDLLKEDTQSVVLTAQEMQSLSSAESDELSEVFCQSSDKDQICLSDLVEDEEIRECDPETLTGGAEPQEMTTQPTILLPEEPLACPQMPVKEEAEVLNVAPLHSEVFGIGGEIQAEDAEA encoded by the coding sequence ATGGGGAGCAATTTCAGCATGCAGATCTGCTGTGGGACTTGTGGGAGATgtaagaaggaagaggaagtaAACGAAGAGACCAGTGAAACCAAGCCGATTTTGCAGACCTCGAGGGATCCATCAATCTGTATTGAGAAGCAGCCTTCCACACCAGCCCTGAAAGCCTCTGAACAAGGCTCTGAAGAGGTGCAGTCACTGTGCTGGAACCAACAGCTGTCAGCtgatgctgcagagcagagcacagagaCCTGTTCTCCTTCAGATCCCACGGGAGTGACTGAGGAATGGAAGGCAGCCTGGGGCTCCATGGATTTCTTGGTGGCATCTGCAGATAGGGAGACTGAAGGAGAGGTTGCGGTCTTAACCCAGCTGCAAAGCcagcaagaaagagagaaaccatgcaccacagaagagaaaataaaacctgtttcCCATGCTTCTGAGGCCCAGCTGGTTATGCATGCAGCTCAGGCTGTGAGTCCTGTTGCATTTACAGGACAGCCTGATGaacaggctggggctggcagtgAGGATGGCTCATATGCTGGAAGAACTCTGCAAGAAACAAATATTCTCAACCTCATGGAAATCACAGGGGAAACAGCAGCTGGCCAAGACTGCGAGATCAGGCCTCCCACAGAGACTGCTGAGAGTCCTGTAGGAAGGAACTTCCCACTGTATGCTGTGCAGGAGATGGCAAAGGAGGCTGAGCCCTGTCTTCCTGCGGAGCACACAGAGGAGATGGACAGGACTAGTCTTGCTGAAGGAAGCCCTCAATCCACTGGGAGTGACAAGATCATGGTTCTTGTAGAGACAGAACCTCTGAGTGTCCAGGTCACACAGGAGACTAAGAAGACAGAGGATCCTCCAGAAGAAATAGTAAGTGGTATGGCTGAGAGACGCTCTACTTCTGCAATGCTTTGGGAGGCTCTGTATCCAGGAGGGGAATATCCAGGGTCAGCAAACCAGCTGCTTGACCTCTTGAAGGAAGACACCCAGTCAGTTGTGCTAACTGCACAGGAGATGCAGAGCCTGAGTTCTGCAGAGTCTGATGAACTGAGCGAAGTCTTCTGCCAGTCAAGTGACAAAGATCAAATATGCCTCAGTGATCTGGTGGAAGATGAGGAGATCAGGGAATGTGATCCAGAAACTCTAACAGGTGGAGCAGAGCCCCAGGAGATGACCACACAACCAACAATTCTGCTTCCAGAGGAACCCCTGGCTTGCCCCCAGATGCCTGTAAAGGAAGAAGCTGAGGTTCTGAATGTGGCACCCCTGCATTCTGAAGTGTTTGGGATTGGAGGAGAGATTCAGGCTGAAGATGCTGAAGCTTGA